From Thermoanaerobaculia bacterium, the proteins below share one genomic window:
- a CDS encoding lysylphosphatidylglycerol synthase transmembrane domain-containing protein, with product MRRLFGTLLSLSLGILLFGLFLYRTDMGAILRHLESVHLGWLLLGLSINLVAVLLRSYRWILMLSPIHRCSFTRATGATFLGYALSTLLPARVGEVIRPLYLAGEEGFSRVSSVASVVLERLMDTTFLLGLACIALMSLGGERATALTNSLRQGAIVGLVILGVAYGFALVLVYRPSLGEWLIGKIKWARIRAPLSNIFRSLTFLKPGWSLLLILLLGGLIWLGIALNAYCAFRAFDIELGLPESFMVIALMGAGFLVPSPGGVGGVHKAMQIGLTEIYGIGYDLASAYALVLHAVAMIPLTLIGLAYMVVAKTSWKKLLALRNTKEGMGETMESEGQSLPPESQLSD from the coding sequence ATGCGACGTCTTTTCGGCACACTGCTATCTCTTTCCCTCGGGATCCTGCTATTTGGTCTCTTTCTGTACAGGACCGATATGGGAGCAATACTTCGCCACCTGGAATCCGTTCACCTTGGATGGCTTCTTCTCGGGTTAAGTATCAACCTTGTCGCCGTCCTTCTTCGATCGTACCGATGGATCCTGATGCTTTCCCCCATTCACCGGTGTTCATTCACCAGAGCCACAGGAGCTACATTTCTGGGTTATGCCCTTTCTACCCTTCTTCCCGCCAGGGTCGGAGAAGTGATCCGTCCTCTCTACCTCGCCGGCGAAGAGGGGTTTTCCAGAGTTTCCTCCGTTGCGTCGGTAGTCCTGGAACGTCTCATGGACACGACCTTCCTGCTTGGCCTGGCCTGCATAGCCCTGATGTCCCTTGGAGGTGAAAGGGCTACAGCTTTAACAAATTCTCTTCGGCAGGGAGCTATTGTGGGCCTGGTAATTCTGGGCGTGGCCTATGGGTTTGCCCTGGTTCTCGTCTATCGTCCTTCCCTGGGAGAATGGCTGATCGGCAAGATAAAGTGGGCAAGAATACGTGCGCCCCTCTCCAACATCTTTCGGAGCCTGACGTTTCTGAAACCCGGCTGGTCCCTGCTCCTCATCCTTCTCCTCGGCGGACTGATCTGGCTGGGCATCGCACTGAATGCCTATTGTGCCTTTCGTGCCTTTGATATAGAACTCGGGCTTCCGGAAAGTTTCATGGTGATTGCACTTATGGGAGCAGGATTTCTGGTCCCCAGCCCGGGTGGCGTAGGAGGGGTTCACAAGGCCATGCAAATTGGACTGACCGAGATTTATGGAATCGGATACGATCTGGCGTCCGCCTATGCCCTGGTGCTTCATGCGGTTGCCATGATCCCTCTTACCCTTATCGGGCTTGCCTACATGGTCGTCGCAAAAACGTCCTGGAAAAAACTACTCGCTCTCAGAAACACGAAGGAAGGAATGGGTGAAACCATGGAATCCGAGGGTCAGTCTTTACCTCCGGAAAGCCAGCTTTCCGATTGA
- a CDS encoding Ig-like domain-containing protein, with the protein MSTLLLLAAAGVAGTMDSWADRPVKELVSLESSASPEIIPGVQILDALGVSTRTYTVLRSGELLWHVDTPLPEDTVSGVVVIAGWVLSHEGISFIDLYIDGDYVGTANLEVPRDDVIEHYPEYEYTPSRHPGFTVGFNAAAYVDGPHTFHLVVTDANDVQTVIGTRTVMVDNDINPAPRGYLDSPMPSETLGGSYPIKGWVLDEDGIDRIEVIVDGQVAGGAVYGGERPDVYHALPMFAMSGRSGFIYNFDTTRLTSNLHTFRVQAVDTYGMTRILAERTVPVSNNSVNLEPFGLLDWPLRDVTLWGCCDLSGSCKLPGGPSIPPTGLHPLNWVKGWALDVGAREDEGGVAYAELMIDGALLSNTRTDCYFEDNPLIWDYVDCYGLFRPDVQELYVGYVDSPNAGFQFLLDVGDLIANWGFTEGSHHISIRVGDYTDTVTIIDDIPVFFACIDRIDTAPAFGYIDRPASYQAVHGMIHVIGWAIDYDGVVEIRVYVDGDGEPYSPYIEADYGWSRPDVYSSFEASIVGLYSGWDTFIDTTLLSDGEHEIVVEVLDRKGHTSIVGERRFVVDNVEVK; encoded by the coding sequence GTGAGCACGCTCCTTTTACTGGCTGCCGCGGGCGTGGCGGGAACCATGGATTCGTGGGCTGATCGTCCCGTAAAGGAGTTAGTCAGCCTGGAATCTTCCGCATCCCCGGAGATTATCCCCGGTGTTCAGATTCTGGATGCCCTGGGAGTCAGTACCAGAACCTACACCGTTTTACGATCTGGCGAGCTTCTCTGGCATGTTGATACACCTCTGCCTGAAGATACGGTGTCCGGAGTCGTGGTCATCGCAGGGTGGGTCCTTTCCCATGAAGGCATTTCCTTTATTGATCTCTATATTGATGGAGATTATGTCGGAACCGCCAACCTGGAAGTCCCTCGTGACGATGTGATAGAGCACTACCCCGAGTATGAATATACACCGAGCCGGCATCCGGGATTTACGGTGGGGTTCAACGCTGCAGCTTATGTGGATGGTCCCCACACGTTCCACCTGGTTGTCACCGATGCCAACGATGTTCAGACTGTGATCGGAACCCGGACGGTAATGGTTGATAATGACATCAATCCGGCTCCACGCGGTTATCTTGACAGTCCAATGCCTTCGGAAACGCTGGGTGGATCCTACCCGATCAAGGGCTGGGTTCTGGATGAAGACGGCATTGACCGTATCGAGGTTATTGTTGATGGTCAGGTTGCCGGCGGCGCAGTCTATGGCGGAGAACGTCCCGATGTCTACCACGCTCTTCCCATGTTTGCCATGTCGGGACGTTCCGGGTTTATCTACAATTTCGATACAACCCGCCTGACGTCCAACCTCCACACTTTCCGGGTTCAGGCCGTGGATACCTACGGGATGACAAGGATTCTGGCGGAGCGCACTGTTCCCGTAAGCAATAACAGCGTCAACCTTGAGCCTTTCGGTCTTCTGGACTGGCCGCTTCGTGATGTTACCCTCTGGGGGTGCTGTGACCTGTCCGGAAGCTGCAAGCTTCCCGGCGGTCCATCCATTCCTCCGACGGGCCTCCATCCCCTGAACTGGGTCAAAGGCTGGGCTCTTGATGTGGGTGCCCGGGAAGATGAAGGCGGAGTAGCCTATGCTGAGTTGATGATAGATGGCGCGCTGCTGTCCAACACACGTACCGACTGCTACTTTGAAGATAATCCTTTGATCTGGGACTATGTGGACTGTTACGGGCTGTTCCGTCCCGATGTTCAGGAACTCTATGTGGGATACGTTGATTCACCCAATGCCGGTTTTCAGTTCCTTCTGGATGTAGGAGACTTGATTGCCAACTGGGGTTTTACGGAAGGATCCCATCATATTTCTATCAGGGTGGGAGATTACACCGATACAGTGACGATTATCGATGATATTCCCGTTTTCTTTGCCTGCATTGACAGAATCGATACGGCTCCGGCCTTTGGATATATTGACAGGCCAGCCAGTTATCAGGCAGTCCACGGGATGATTCACGTTATCGGCTGGGCGATCGATTACGATGGCGTTGTAGAGATCCGAGTATACGTGGACGGTGACGGTGAGCCCTATTCTCCTTATATTGAAGCTGATTATGGCTGGTCCCGCCCGGACGTGTACTCAAGCTTTGAAGCTTCGATCGTTGGACTCTACTCTGGATGGGACACCTTTATCGATACAACCCTTCTCAGCGATGGAGAACACGAGATCGTCGTAGAGGTTCTGGATCGAAAGGGGCATACCTCAATCGTCGGAGAGCGTCGTTTCGTTGTCGACAATGTCGAAGTAAAATAG
- the nrdR gene encoding transcriptional regulator NrdR: protein MKCPYCGQIQDRVVDSRESKGGEVIRRRRECEHCHRRFTSYEKIETIPYFVIKRNGNRDPFDREKVMTGLLKACEKRPVPITKLEAVADEVERIISGREEREISTEEIGKILMESLRNLDQVAYVRFASVYRRFEDIDSFIEEIRNLIPHKP from the coding sequence ATGAAATGCCCCTACTGTGGCCAAATTCAGGATCGCGTCGTCGATTCGAGGGAAAGCAAGGGGGGAGAGGTTATCCGCCGGCGGAGGGAGTGTGAGCATTGTCATCGCCGATTTACCTCGTACGAGAAAATTGAGACCATTCCCTATTTTGTCATTAAGAGAAACGGGAATCGGGACCCCTTTGATCGAGAAAAGGTTATGACCGGGCTTTTGAAGGCCTGTGAAAAGAGGCCCGTGCCCATTACAAAGCTGGAGGCAGTGGCTGACGAAGTTGAGCGTATTATTTCTGGCCGGGAAGAGCGTGAAATCTCCACGGAAGAGATCGGAAAAATCCTTATGGAATCGCTGAGGAACCTGGATCAGGTCGCATATGTCCGTTTCGCTTCTGTCTATCGTCGTTTTGAAGATATCGACTCGTTTATTGAAGAGATCAGGAACCTGATTCCCCATAAACCGTGA
- a CDS encoding Hsp20/alpha crystallin family protein — MSQSHRDFLALHHQLERVLQEFIRELQKAEDYPSSYIPAVDVLNLQDKIVVLMDAPGMKAGDLHITFSAGILTIKGEKRWSQTEGRKHHLLERTFGTYSRIIPIRESVNLRECRATLFHGVLVIEFPCIAERRQRLYHIPVEEP, encoded by the coding sequence GTGAGTCAAAGCCACCGCGATTTCCTTGCCCTGCATCATCAGCTGGAACGAGTCCTTCAGGAATTTATCCGTGAATTGCAGAAGGCGGAGGACTATCCCTCTTCTTACATACCGGCTGTCGATGTATTGAACCTGCAGGATAAAATCGTCGTTCTAATGGACGCCCCGGGCATGAAGGCTGGCGACCTGCATATCACTTTTTCGGCGGGGATCTTAACCATAAAGGGTGAAAAACGCTGGTCTCAAACGGAAGGAAGGAAGCACCATCTTCTGGAACGAACATTTGGCACTTATTCCCGCATTATCCCGATTCGAGAATCGGTAAATCTTCGGGAGTGTCGGGCGACTCTGTTTCATGGAGTCCTTGTCATTGAGTTTCCATGTATTGCGGAGCGTCGTCAGCGACTCTATCACATCCCGGTGGAGGAACCATGA
- the lon gene encoding endopeptidase La has product MTDKTEAIQIPDRLPIVPIKDVVIFPYTVLPLSIGRERSVHAVDEALSGHRMIFFVSQKDAEKEEPSPEDIFDVGTVAVVVRMMKLLDGQMRILVQGVTRGKIETLTQTDPSFSAKIQILEDKKVEEETIVVEALIRAVKQNLEKVVSQGKTISPDIVALATDQNNPGRLADLVAANLDLKVSEAQTILETLEPIRRLQLVNAHLEREIQLLDVQQKITSEAREEIDKVQRDYFLRQQLKAIQKELGERGDLQEEIDEYREKISKLLLHEAARQEVEKQLSRLEKMSPESPEAHVVRTYLDWVVDLPWGKTSRDNLKLDRARVILDEDHYDLEKIKERMLEYLAVRKLRGPRMKGPLLCFVGPPGVGKTSLGRSIARALGRKFARISLGGVRDEAEIRGHRRTYVGALPGRIIQGIHQAGSANPVFMLDEIDKLGADFRGDPSAALLEVLDPEQNHAFRDHYLGVDFDLSQVMFIATANYLDPIHPAFLDRMEVIRLAGYTLEEKIQISRTHLIPKQIRENGIKPNRIEFTDEGLATMISRYTREAGLRNLERNIAAVCRKVAVGVASGAQKRKKVVTSSVAESLLGPPIFQEESLLKENQVGVATGLAWTPVGGDILFIESQAVKGKGAIQLTGHLGDVMKESALAALTYAKAHAKQFRIPDNYFTTHDIHVHVPAGAIPKDGPSAGVTMVTAMISLMTARPVRRDVAMTGEITLRGEVLPVGGIKEKILAAHRAGVKEIILPTLNKKDLEEIPEEIRKTVKLTFADSIAAVLKRALLPKK; this is encoded by the coding sequence ATGACCGATAAGACGGAAGCGATCCAGATCCCCGACCGGCTTCCCATCGTTCCGATCAAGGATGTCGTTATCTTTCCCTATACCGTCTTGCCTCTTTCCATCGGAAGAGAACGGTCGGTTCATGCTGTGGATGAAGCCCTTTCCGGCCATCGGATGATCTTTTTCGTTTCTCAGAAGGATGCGGAAAAGGAGGAACCCTCACCGGAGGACATTTTTGATGTAGGAACGGTTGCTGTGGTCGTGCGAATGATGAAGCTTCTTGATGGTCAGATGCGTATTCTGGTTCAGGGCGTAACCCGGGGAAAGATTGAAACCCTGACCCAGACCGATCCGTCCTTCTCTGCAAAGATTCAGATTCTTGAAGATAAGAAAGTTGAAGAGGAAACGATTGTTGTAGAAGCACTCATCCGGGCCGTCAAACAAAATCTTGAAAAGGTTGTCTCCCAGGGGAAGACGATAAGTCCGGATATCGTCGCCCTGGCCACCGACCAGAATAATCCTGGAAGGCTGGCCGATCTTGTTGCTGCCAATCTCGATTTGAAGGTATCGGAAGCCCAGACCATCCTTGAGACGTTGGAGCCCATACGACGGCTTCAGCTTGTGAATGCTCATCTGGAGAGGGAAATCCAGCTTCTGGATGTCCAGCAGAAGATCACGTCCGAGGCCAGGGAAGAGATTGATAAGGTTCAGCGCGATTATTTCCTCAGGCAGCAGCTGAAGGCAATCCAGAAGGAACTGGGAGAACGGGGTGACCTCCAGGAAGAAATTGACGAATATCGGGAAAAGATCTCAAAGCTGTTACTTCATGAGGCCGCGCGTCAGGAAGTGGAAAAGCAGTTATCCAGGCTGGAAAAGATGTCTCCCGAGTCTCCGGAGGCCCATGTCGTGCGTACCTATCTGGACTGGGTGGTTGATCTTCCCTGGGGAAAGACTTCACGCGACAACCTGAAGCTGGACCGGGCAAGGGTGATCCTGGACGAGGATCATTATGACCTCGAAAAGATCAAGGAACGAATGTTGGAGTATCTTGCCGTCAGAAAGCTTCGGGGTCCCAGGATGAAGGGACCGCTCCTCTGTTTTGTCGGTCCCCCGGGAGTGGGAAAGACATCCCTGGGACGGTCGATCGCACGCGCGCTGGGCAGGAAATTTGCCCGCATCTCCCTCGGAGGTGTCAGGGATGAGGCCGAAATACGCGGGCATCGTCGGACCTATGTTGGGGCCCTTCCCGGTCGAATTATTCAGGGGATTCATCAGGCAGGAAGCGCCAACCCCGTCTTCATGCTGGATGAGATTGACAAACTGGGAGCCGATTTCCGCGGAGACCCGTCCGCAGCCCTCCTTGAAGTTCTGGATCCGGAGCAGAACCATGCCTTCCGGGACCATTACCTCGGAGTCGATTTTGATCTCTCTCAGGTGATGTTCATTGCCACGGCCAACTACCTGGACCCCATTCATCCGGCATTTCTGGATCGGATGGAAGTGATCCGGCTGGCTGGATATACGTTGGAAGAAAAGATTCAGATTTCCCGGACACACCTTATCCCGAAACAGATCAGAGAAAACGGAATCAAGCCAAATAGAATCGAATTTACCGATGAGGGACTGGCCACCATGATCAGTCGCTACACCCGGGAGGCGGGACTCCGGAATCTGGAGCGTAACATTGCCGCAGTCTGTCGAAAGGTGGCTGTCGGAGTCGCCAGCGGAGCACAAAAGAGAAAAAAAGTCGTTACATCCAGTGTCGCAGAATCTCTGCTGGGTCCTCCGATCTTCCAGGAAGAGTCCCTTCTGAAGGAAAATCAGGTTGGTGTGGCTACAGGGCTTGCCTGGACACCGGTGGGGGGAGATATTCTCTTCATCGAATCCCAGGCTGTGAAGGGGAAAGGAGCGATCCAGCTGACCGGTCATCTGGGTGATGTCATGAAGGAATCTGCACTGGCGGCACTTACCTATGCCAAGGCTCATGCGAAGCAATTTCGCATACCGGACAATTACTTCACGACCCATGACATTCATGTTCATGTCCCGGCGGGAGCCATTCCCAAGGATGGTCCTTCGGCCGGTGTCACCATGGTGACGGCCATGATCAGTCTTATGACAGCCCGTCCGGTCCGTAGAGACGTTGCCATGACCGGGGAAATCACCCTTCGGGGAGAGGTTCTGCCTGTGGGGGGGATCAAGGAAAAGATCCTGGCGGCCCATCGGGCGGGAGTGAAGGAAATCATCCTTCCCACACTGAATAAGAAAGATCTGGAGGAGATTCCGGAGGAGATCCGGAAAACGGTCAAGCTTACCTTTGCCGATTCCATCGCCGCCGTCCTCAAACGAGCCCTTCTCCCCAAGAAGTGA
- the thiL gene encoding thiamine-phosphate kinase, protein MNEEEFLSHIATCFPSGSSTFFGPGDDCALIEAPEGQLLVTVDTFTETVHFPGWTEPADLVSRCVAASLSDINAMGGVGGHIFVALGLPRTSSSTLIQYADELAAMARKWGLKVAGGDTVASPVRYMSMTVTGRLPAGLPPARRCGARKGDWIYLSGSLGGAAAGLALVLKGWRKKEGVWSRGEDHPSDSEKSALNAFLTPDLPYPLGPMLHGRGYMNACLDISDGLALDLERLCRASKVGAEINVQDIPRHAGAMDLAIENLLSSGEEFQLLWTSHRHLPFPTIGRVVQGTSSTYFDGSRKISIRERGYDHFSTPDQAGTSPSEL, encoded by the coding sequence GTGAACGAGGAAGAATTTCTCTCCCATATTGCCACCTGCTTTCCGTCCGGATCTTCGACCTTCTTCGGACCGGGAGATGACTGCGCCCTTATCGAAGCACCGGAGGGTCAACTCCTCGTTACGGTGGACACCTTTACTGAAACTGTACATTTTCCGGGCTGGACTGAACCGGCCGATCTCGTTTCCCGCTGTGTTGCGGCCAGCCTCTCGGACATCAACGCCATGGGGGGAGTGGGGGGGCATATCTTTGTGGCCCTGGGTCTGCCCCGGACATCTTCTTCAACTCTGATTCAATACGCAGATGAACTGGCGGCCATGGCCCGAAAGTGGGGCCTGAAGGTCGCCGGGGGCGATACCGTTGCTTCGCCGGTGCGCTATATGAGTATGACAGTTACGGGAAGACTGCCGGCCGGTCTACCTCCTGCACGGAGATGTGGCGCCCGGAAGGGGGATTGGATCTATCTCTCCGGCTCCCTGGGTGGTGCTGCTGCAGGCCTGGCACTGGTCCTCAAGGGATGGAGGAAGAAAGAGGGAGTCTGGTCCCGCGGGGAAGATCATCCTTCGGATTCTGAAAAGAGTGCGCTCAATGCCTTTTTGACACCCGATCTTCCCTATCCGCTGGGCCCGATGCTGCACGGGAGAGGTTACATGAACGCATGCCTCGATATCAGTGACGGGTTGGCCCTGGATCTGGAACGATTATGCAGAGCTTCGAAAGTCGGGGCGGAAATCAACGTTCAGGACATTCCCCGTCACGCGGGGGCTATGGATCTCGCCATTGAAAATCTTTTATCTTCCGGCGAAGAGTTTCAGCTCCTCTGGACCTCCCACCGGCACCTACCCTTTCCAACAATTGGTCGTGTTGTGCAAGGAACGAGCTCTACATATTTTGATGGATCGAGGAAAATCAGTATCCGTGAGAGGGGATACGATCATTTTTCCACCCCCGATCAAGCCGGTACGTCACCATCAGAATTGTAG
- the dnaN gene encoding DNA polymerase III subunit beta translates to MRLNVSREHLSRELSVAQNIVEKKATIAILTNVLLNVTKNDIHLTATDLDITYQSRVPVEVEEEGSVTVLASKVSEIFRLIPDKEVRVFMTEHDRLRVEGDSLFYELPTQSPEDFPKVPDVEDFGGMTVDHRLLRTAFEKVLPSIAQDEYKYQYGAILAKTNESELELVSIDGYRMNFVTLPVRVDTGVTFPDILITRKAAQEIVKIEDEKEVRLVQHDKFIAFLYGARKMTCRQPQVNFPDYSGFLENRGSKVFVFDREEMAEAIKRVSIVSAGNYKGIKFILENGKLTLDGSHPDYGEAVETLSVDYEGSPVTIIFNARYVQDFLSTVHVERVHVYFTDPEKKVFFVPDGEEDISHSSILMPITL, encoded by the coding sequence ATGCGTTTGAATGTCAGTAGAGAACACCTGTCCCGGGAATTATCCGTCGCTCAGAATATCGTTGAAAAGAAGGCAACAATTGCCATTCTGACCAATGTTCTGCTGAACGTCACCAAGAATGACATTCACCTGACTGCGACTGATCTGGATATCACCTATCAGAGCCGCGTACCTGTTGAGGTGGAGGAAGAAGGTTCCGTCACGGTTCTTGCCAGCAAAGTGAGTGAGATATTTCGTCTGATTCCCGATAAGGAAGTCCGGGTCTTTATGACGGAACATGATCGTCTTCGAGTTGAAGGAGACTCACTCTTTTACGAGTTACCCACTCAGTCTCCGGAGGATTTTCCCAAGGTTCCCGATGTGGAGGACTTTGGAGGTATGACCGTGGATCACAGGCTGTTGCGCACAGCCTTTGAGAAAGTACTGCCCAGTATCGCGCAGGATGAATATAAATACCAGTATGGTGCAATTCTGGCTAAGACAAACGAATCAGAACTGGAACTCGTTTCCATCGACGGATACCGCATGAACTTCGTGACCCTTCCGGTACGCGTTGACACTGGGGTCACGTTTCCGGACATTCTGATAACAAGGAAAGCAGCACAGGAAATAGTGAAGATCGAAGATGAAAAGGAAGTCCGGCTGGTCCAGCATGATAAGTTTATCGCCTTTCTCTACGGGGCAAGAAAGATGACGTGCCGGCAACCCCAGGTAAACTTTCCGGATTATTCGGGATTTCTTGAAAACCGAGGTTCGAAAGTATTCGTATTCGATCGAGAAGAAATGGCTGAAGCCATTAAACGTGTTTCGATCGTTTCCGCTGGAAATTATAAGGGAATCAAATTTATACTCGAAAATGGGAAACTGACCCTTGACGGATCTCATCCGGATTATGGAGAAGCTGTTGAAACGCTTTCGGTTGATTACGAAGGATCGCCAGTAACCATTATTTTCAATGCCCGCTATGTGCAGGATTTTCTCTCCACCGTTCATGTCGAACGTGTCCACGTCTACTTTACGGATCCCGAGAAGAAGGTCTTCTTTGTTCCCGATGGAGAGGAGGATATTTCCCATAGCAGCATTTTGATGCCGATTACGCTGTGA
- a CDS encoding AAA family ATPase: MTLERIDIIRFRNLKNQTVSTAGPWVSVSGPNAQGKSNFLEAVSILANGKDLRDNHIHAVPRGEAFWSLRGRVSGVDRIAAYKDSSLSLSLNGKSARTADFMARGGAIYADDGIFWKWFMLPEERRKFLDRVLLLKDATYLDHYQSFSRILQQRNTALRKGCDPDLYRALTDQFVEHSAMLNRLRQTLTVELQEGLNRKLSAQGIDVLLYYPTYKLSDYQKLAQRFRPQEVRRGFSLFGPQREDLTLLIDRKPAVRILSLGQKKMLFLFLILVAAELLPSALLIIDDFDTDLDPSRMEQIYRIFSESPVQKITASLSPANHGGVHFTVQKGRLTPAKESL; encoded by the coding sequence GTGACCCTGGAAAGGATCGATATCATCCGCTTTAGGAACTTGAAAAATCAAACTGTAAGCACCGCTGGCCCCTGGGTCAGTGTGTCCGGACCCAATGCTCAGGGAAAGAGCAATTTTCTGGAGGCCGTAAGCATTTTGGCCAACGGAAAGGATTTGCGGGATAACCATATTCATGCCGTCCCCCGGGGAGAGGCGTTCTGGAGCCTTCGAGGGAGGGTCAGCGGTGTGGATCGGATCGCAGCATATAAGGATTCATCTCTATCCCTCTCGTTGAATGGAAAATCCGCACGAACAGCAGATTTTATGGCCCGGGGAGGTGCGATTTACGCGGATGACGGGATATTCTGGAAGTGGTTCATGTTACCCGAGGAACGGAGGAAATTTCTGGACCGGGTTCTTCTTTTGAAAGATGCGACCTACCTTGATCACTACCAGTCCTTTTCCCGGATACTGCAACAGAGAAATACTGCGCTGAGAAAGGGGTGCGATCCCGATCTATACAGGGCGCTCACCGATCAGTTTGTGGAACACTCGGCGATGCTCAACAGGCTTCGCCAGACTCTCACGGTTGAATTGCAGGAAGGATTGAACCGGAAACTTTCAGCACAGGGTATTGATGTTCTCTTATACTACCCGACCTACAAGCTTTCGGACTATCAGAAACTGGCCCAGCGATTCAGGCCGCAGGAGGTCCGTCGCGGATTTTCTCTCTTTGGGCCTCAGAGAGAAGATCTTACGCTTCTTATTGATCGGAAACCGGCGGTGCGCATTCTCTCGCTCGGACAGAAAAAGATGCTATTTCTCTTCCTGATCCTTGTTGCTGCAGAATTACTTCCGTCCGCACTGTTAATTATTGACGATTTTGATACAGATCTGGACCCTAGTCGAATGGAACAGATCTACAGGATTTTTTCTGAAAGTCCTGTCCAGAAAATCACCGCATCACTCAGCCCCGCAAACCATGGTGGGGTTCATTTCACCGTCCAGAAAGGGCGGCTTACTCCCGCCAAGGAGTCACTATGA